The following coding sequences lie in one Kribbella sp. NBC_00709 genomic window:
- a CDS encoding hydrogenase large subunit, with translation MSPDPRTYPNRRQSSVTAATLADRAETLLANGYRLALISGHDDPDAFRVVYLFVAGQPDRRVELFLTTSRSAPQIPSLAALSFPAGRFERELHDLFGIEVTDHPLLRRLVLHQHWPEAWYPMRRDAGPPPAFGDIDEPYPFITVAGTGVYEIPVGPIHAGLIEPGHFRFSVVGETILKLKARLWFVHKGIEKLAEGKLIADVLPLAERVSGDTTAGHALAFSLAVEEARDWAVSPQAQVLRAILLELERLYNHVTDIGALCNDVGYGIANAHAQRIREQLLRLNKHVTGHRLLRGAITPGATRVRALPEPEVLTAIAADIKQIVDIALDNSVVLDRMTGTAVLSLDQARDIGTLGYVARASGIDHDARRDHPFTELTAGVVAAAHTDGDVLARLLTRVDEIDNSVALLTQLLETWPPLSAETTKPTWLAAGRSSGVGLVEGWRGTIVHRVECDADGTVSRLKIVDPSFFNWPALPVALADTIVPDFPLTNKSFNLSYAGNDL, from the coding sequence ATGAGCCCTGACCCGAGGACCTATCCGAATCGTCGCCAGTCCAGCGTCACCGCAGCGACCCTGGCTGACCGTGCCGAGACGCTGCTGGCCAACGGCTATCGCCTCGCCCTGATCTCGGGCCACGACGACCCGGATGCGTTCCGCGTGGTCTATCTGTTCGTGGCAGGCCAACCCGATCGTCGCGTCGAGCTGTTCCTGACGACCAGCCGGTCCGCTCCCCAGATCCCCAGTCTTGCCGCGTTGTCGTTCCCGGCGGGGCGGTTCGAGCGCGAGTTGCACGATCTGTTCGGCATCGAGGTGACCGACCATCCGTTGCTCCGACGGCTCGTGCTGCATCAGCACTGGCCGGAGGCCTGGTATCCGATGCGCCGTGATGCCGGGCCGCCGCCGGCCTTCGGGGACATCGATGAGCCGTACCCGTTCATCACGGTCGCCGGGACGGGGGTCTACGAGATCCCGGTCGGCCCGATCCATGCCGGCCTGATTGAGCCGGGGCATTTCCGGTTCTCCGTCGTCGGCGAGACCATCCTGAAGCTGAAGGCGAGGTTGTGGTTCGTCCACAAGGGCATCGAGAAGCTTGCCGAAGGCAAACTGATCGCCGACGTCCTCCCATTGGCCGAACGGGTATCGGGCGATACGACAGCCGGCCACGCCCTCGCGTTCAGCCTCGCCGTCGAGGAGGCGCGGGACTGGGCGGTCTCGCCACAGGCCCAGGTACTGCGGGCGATCCTGCTCGAGCTTGAACGGCTCTACAACCATGTCACCGATATCGGTGCCCTCTGCAACGACGTCGGGTACGGCATCGCCAACGCTCACGCTCAGCGGATCCGCGAGCAGCTACTCCGGCTCAACAAGCACGTCACCGGTCACCGCCTGCTCCGGGGCGCGATCACGCCCGGTGCGACGCGCGTCCGTGCCCTTCCCGAACCCGAGGTCCTGACAGCGATCGCGGCCGACATCAAGCAGATCGTCGACATCGCACTAGACAACAGCGTCGTACTGGACCGCATGACCGGCACGGCCGTGCTGAGTCTTGACCAGGCCCGCGACATCGGCACTCTGGGGTACGTCGCCCGCGCGAGTGGGATCGATCACGACGCCCGTCGCGACCACCCGTTCACTGAGCTGACAGCTGGCGTTGTCGCAGCCGCACACACTGACGGAGATGTGCTCGCCCGGCTCCTCACGCGGGTCGACGAGATCGACAACTCCGTTGCCCTGCTCACCCAACTCCTCGAGACCTGGCCACCGCTCAGCGCGGAGACCACCAAGCCGACCTGGCTCGCCGCTGGCCGCTCGTCCGGTGTCGGGCTGGTCGAAGGGTGGCGCGGGACCATCGTGCACCGGGTCGAGTGCGACGCGGACGGCACCGTCTCCCGGTTGAAGATCGTCGACCCGTCCTTCTTCAACTGGCCGGCTCTGCCGGTGGCGCTGGCCGACACGATCGTCCCCGATTTCCCCTTGACCAACAAGAGCTTCAACCTCTCCTACGCAGGGAACGACCTATGA
- a CDS encoding DUF167 domain-containing protein, protein MRVLLRVKPGASRTVVGGRYDGPAGPALVVAVAARAVDGQATKAALEAVAAAFGARRSAVTLVRGATSRDKLVDVEGDVSELRPRLEKLLD, encoded by the coding sequence ATGCGAGTTCTGCTGCGAGTCAAGCCAGGTGCCTCCCGCACCGTCGTCGGCGGCCGGTACGACGGCCCGGCCGGTCCCGCCCTGGTGGTCGCGGTAGCAGCCCGGGCAGTGGACGGCCAGGCGACAAAGGCGGCCTTGGAGGCGGTCGCGGCGGCTTTCGGCGCCCGACGCTCTGCGGTGACACTTGTGCGAGGCGCGACCAGCCGCGACAAACTGGTCGACGTTGAGGGCGACGTCAGCGAGCTTCGGCCGAGGCTCGAAAAACTTCTCGACTGA